One genomic segment of candidate division WOR-3 bacterium includes these proteins:
- a CDS encoding AarF/ABC1/UbiB kinase family protein, with translation MYLNPFQRFNRYFQITRTLLKYGFGEYVKTLHPAYLLAHLGIRKSPLAIRPIPERIRLLCEELGPTFIKLGQIASTRTDIFPEEFTEALSLLQDQVKPISFSVMKEVIESELGPIKKIFTEFNDNPIGSASIAQVYLARYQDTPVIVKVRRPNIEKVIELDIGMLRRIAALAEINIPGIKERKPQELIDSFARMIYKELDFYNEITNAERFRENFARDPRIKIPRIFKEISTSRVLVQEYIDGIKISDLNRIKENGINPKIIARNGADIFLKQILIDGFFHADPHPGNIFVLKDNTIVPIDFGMVGRISPQMKEELVNFVLGVINRDARKIARVILRLGVITRPVDQNMLQEDILYILDKFEGRSLKQVSVKEFVKDLNRVIRHYQITIPQDLLYLGKTLSQLESIGRELDADFDIIKFARNFAFQHNLGVISAELLLKKGRRWFEDMITTILDLPENINTLFDTVKRIDKKEEIQKSEKYLYWYLSGFGILFTSALLILLIDHPLIKVLSIAGIIFSFLVFVIQLLRSFFSY, from the coding sequence ATGTATCTCAACCCTTTCCAGCGGTTCAACCGCTACTTTCAAATCACCCGGACCCTTTTAAAATATGGTTTTGGAGAATATGTAAAGACTCTTCATCCCGCTTATCTCCTCGCCCATCTGGGGATTAGAAAAAGCCCACTTGCCATCCGGCCGATTCCCGAGCGGATAAGATTGCTGTGTGAAGAACTCGGACCCACCTTCATCAAATTAGGACAGATCGCCTCCACACGCACAGATATCTTCCCCGAAGAATTTACTGAAGCATTGAGTCTGCTCCAGGACCAGGTAAAGCCTATCTCTTTTTCGGTGATGAAAGAAGTGATAGAAAGTGAACTTGGACCGATCAAGAAGATTTTCACCGAATTTAACGACAATCCCATTGGTTCCGCATCAATCGCACAGGTATATCTTGCCCGTTATCAGGATACCCCGGTGATCGTCAAGGTGCGCCGACCGAATATTGAGAAGGTGATAGAACTCGATATTGGGATGCTGCGACGGATAGCGGCACTTGCGGAAATAAATATTCCGGGCATAAAAGAAAGAAAACCCCAGGAGCTGATTGATAGCTTCGCCCGGATGATTTACAAAGAATTGGATTTCTACAATGAAATCACCAACGCTGAGCGTTTTCGGGAGAACTTTGCCAGGGACCCAAGGATAAAAATTCCCCGGATATTTAAAGAAATCTCTACTTCCCGGGTCCTGGTTCAAGAATACATCGATGGAATAAAGATCAGCGACCTCAACCGAATCAAGGAAAATGGAATAAATCCTAAAATCATCGCCCGAAACGGTGCAGATATTTTTTTAAAACAAATTCTCATCGATGGTTTCTTCCACGCCGATCCCCATCCCGGTAATATCTTTGTGTTAAAGGACAACACCATTGTGCCCATTGACTTCGGGATGGTGGGAAGAATATCCCCTCAGATGAAAGAGGAATTGGTAAATTTTGTATTGGGCGTCATCAATCGCGATGCCCGGAAGATTGCCCGGGTGATATTAAGATTGGGCGTGATCACGCGGCCTGTGGATCAGAACATGCTCCAGGAAGATATTCTTTATATTTTGGATAAATTCGAAGGTCGTTCCCTGAAACAAGTTTCCGTAAAGGAGTTTGTCAAAGATTTGAACCGGGTGATAAGACACTACCAGATCACAATTCCGCAAGATTTGTTATACTTAGGCAAGACATTGTCCCAACTGGAATCCATCGGCCGGGAGCTGGATGCGGATTTTGATATAATAAAATTTGCCCGAAATTTTGCCTTTCAGCACAATCTGGGAGTTATTTCCGCGGAATTGCTCCTCAAGAAGGGGCGCCGGTGGTTTGAAGATATGATCACCACCATTCTTGATTTACCCGAAAATATAAACACCCTTTTTGATACAGTAAAACGCATTGATAAAAAAGAAGAGATCCAAAAATCAGAAAAATATCTATACTGGTATCTCAGTGGGTTTGGTATATTGTTTACCTCCGCCTTGCTTATCCTTCTCATCGACCACCCACTGATAAAAGTGCTGAGCATCGCCGGAATTATATTCTCTTTTCTGGTGTTTGTGATCCAACTTTTACGTTCCTTCTTCTCTTATTGA
- a CDS encoding chorismate synthase: protein MIRILTAGESHGPGILVIIDGLPAGIKMDLNFINHELKRRRSGTGRSKRMKQEKDKVVLLAGVRRGRTIGAPIAFFIKNVDYRKEEFSGGSRITKTLIPRPGHADLPGLLKFGFEDIQDVSERASARETVARVAAGAACKLFLKEFRIKIGSHVLSIGPAKDKREITGLIKYARELGDTLGGVIEIYADNVCPGLGSYTHFDKRLDGLIGMAMLSIPSVKGIEIGEAIKSTQSFGSAIHDTIFYSRQKGFYRKTNHAGGIEGGMSNGERIVVRLYAKPIPTLQKPLNSVHLQTKYPTPAPTPRADVCVVEAIGVIGEAMLAYVLTTVLLEKFGSDALADIKRGYQEYLKRVKNG, encoded by the coding sequence ATGATTAGAATTCTCACCGCGGGTGAATCCCATGGCCCAGGGATCTTGGTAATAATCGATGGGTTACCCGCTGGAATAAAAATGGATCTCAATTTTATAAATCATGAACTGAAGCGGCGCCGATCTGGCACGGGTCGGAGCAAACGGATGAAACAGGAAAAGGACAAGGTAGTGCTCCTGGCAGGAGTCCGTAGAGGCAGGACGATCGGGGCACCGATTGCGTTTTTTATAAAGAATGTGGACTATCGAAAGGAGGAATTTTCTGGGGGTTCCAGAATAACAAAGACGCTCATACCCCGACCCGGTCATGCTGACCTCCCGGGTCTTTTAAAGTTTGGTTTTGAAGATATCCAAGATGTTAGCGAACGGGCTTCAGCCCGGGAGACTGTAGCAAGGGTCGCGGCGGGCGCGGCATGCAAATTGTTCCTGAAGGAATTCAGGATTAAAATCGGTTCCCATGTCTTATCCATAGGTCCAGCAAAAGATAAAAGAGAAATAACAGGATTGATAAAGTATGCCCGGGAATTAGGTGATACGCTCGGCGGGGTAATTGAAATTTATGCGGATAATGTATGTCCAGGATTGGGAAGTTATACCCATTTTGATAAAAGACTTGATGGCCTCATTGGGATGGCAATGCTCTCCATCCCTTCGGTAAAAGGGATAGAGATCGGCGAAGCGATAAAAAGCACTCAATCCTTTGGTTCCGCGATCCATGATACCATCTTCTACAGCCGCCAAAAAGGATTTTACCGGAAAACAAATCACGCCGGTGGGATTGAAGGAGGAATGAGTAATGGTGAACGAATCGTGGTTAGGCTCTATGCAAAACCGATACCAACTCTCCAAAAACCACTAAATTCGGTTCATCTCCAGACCAAATATCCAACTCCTGCCCCTACCCCGCGGGCTGATGTCTGTGTGGTAGAGGCTATCGGTGTCATCGGCGAGGCAATGCTCGCTTATGTTCTCACCACTGTTCTGCTAGAGAAATTCGGAAGCGATGCACTTGCGGATATAAAAAGAGGTTATCAGGAATATCTGAAGCGGGTAAAAAATGGTTGA
- a CDS encoding chorismate mutase, whose protein sequence is MERLKKLRRSIKNIDCQLLDLIKKRMEISKEVGRLKKQAGIPLRDWSVEKDVIAHAINYAQKQRLDTSFIKSLITKIIEHSRFQQECLHYSGYRGKKENILIIGGLGAMGRWFAYFFQNQGHHVEIQDIKPSGLKDFKYHQDIKSALNKKSIALIATPLSIIPTIIRELMDLNYTGIIVDIASVKSHILPVVKEAKENGLKITSIHPMFGPSCHTLNDKVICLCDCGCPEANKKIVEFFRDTAVQLISLSFEDHDRLIAYVLGLSHFVNIFFVKNLLDSGYSFKELMRVASTTFNAQMTTSKSVINENPELYFEIQFLNPYREELYNLLQRSLQFLITLIEQNKKDDFIKLFVQGRGYLDEY, encoded by the coding sequence ATGGAGAGATTGAAAAAACTGCGCAGAAGCATCAAAAATATTGATTGCCAATTACTGGATTTAATCAAAAAAAGGATGGAAATCAGTAAGGAAGTGGGTCGTTTGAAAAAACAGGCTGGCATTCCTTTGCGTGATTGGAGTGTGGAGAAAGATGTGATTGCGCATGCAATAAACTACGCCCAAAAGCAGAGATTGGATACCTCTTTCATCAAAAGTCTCATCACCAAGATAATTGAACATTCCAGATTCCAGCAGGAATGTCTCCATTATTCTGGCTACCGTGGAAAGAAAGAAAACATTCTGATCATCGGCGGCCTCGGTGCTATGGGCCGTTGGTTTGCCTATTTCTTTCAGAATCAAGGACATCATGTTGAAATCCAGGATATAAAACCATCCGGGCTAAAGGATTTTAAATATCACCAGGATATAAAGTCTGCCCTGAATAAAAAATCAATCGCCCTCATCGCCACACCCCTAAGTATCATCCCCACCATCATCCGGGAACTCATGGATTTGAACTACACGGGGATCATCGTGGATATTGCGAGTGTGAAAAGTCATATCCTTCCGGTAGTAAAAGAGGCAAAAGAAAATGGGTTGAAAATCACCAGTATCCACCCGATGTTTGGTCCTTCCTGTCATACCCTTAACGATAAAGTGATCTGTCTCTGTGATTGTGGCTGCCCTGAGGCGAACAAAAAGATTGTGGAATTCTTCCGTGACACCGCGGTCCAGCTTATCAGTCTTTCCTTTGAAGACCACGACCGCTTGATCGCTTATGTCTTGGGACTCTCCCATTTTGTGAACATCTTTTTCGTCAAAAATCTCCTGGATAGTGGTTACAGTTTTAAAGAATTGATGCGGGTCGCAAGCACCACTTTTAATGCCCAGATGACAACGAGCAAAAGTGTCATCAATGAAAATCCCGAACTCTATTTCGAAATCCAATTTCTCAATCCTTACCGTGAGGAATTATACAACCTTTTACAGAGAAGTCTCCAATTTTTGATCACACTCATCGAACAGAACAAAAAAGACGATTTTATCAAACTCTTTGTCCAAGGGAGAGGCTATCTTGATGAATACTAA
- the aroF gene encoding 3-deoxy-7-phosphoheptulonate synthase, whose amino-acid sequence MLVVMHKDATEEQIKKVCAIVREMGLTPHPIKGAQRVAIGITGNKEMVDTRRIENLEGVINIIHVTQPYKLTSREMKPDDTKIKINDVLIGDKKPVIIAGPCAVESEEQMFEIARTVKKLGADMLRGGAFKPRTSPYSFQGLGEAGLKILRQVANKVNLPVVSEAIDTEVFSLLEEYVDVIQIGARNMQNYALLKRAGKSKKPILLKRGMASTIQEFLLAAEYIMAEGNYQVILCERGIRTFSDFTRFTLDISSIPELKRISHLPVIADPSHASGKRDMVLPLARAAVAAGADGIMVEVHNNPEKALSDGPQSLTLEDFATFMSELQAMAKILKRL is encoded by the coding sequence ATGCTGGTCGTGATGCATAAAGATGCTACTGAAGAGCAAATAAAAAAAGTTTGCGCAATAGTAAGAGAGATGGGGCTAACCCCTCATCCGATAAAAGGTGCCCAGCGGGTGGCGATTGGTATTACCGGGAATAAGGAGATGGTCGACACCCGCAGGATTGAAAATCTTGAGGGAGTTATAAATATCATCCATGTCACCCAACCCTATAAATTGACAAGCCGGGAGATGAAACCCGACGATACAAAGATAAAAATTAACGATGTTTTAATCGGGGACAAGAAGCCGGTGATAATCGCCGGACCTTGTGCAGTAGAATCAGAAGAACAGATGTTTGAAATCGCCCGGACAGTAAAGAAACTTGGTGCAGATATGTTACGCGGTGGTGCCTTCAAACCGCGAACCTCTCCTTATTCCTTCCAGGGGCTGGGTGAAGCAGGTTTGAAAATCTTACGCCAGGTAGCAAATAAGGTCAACCTGCCGGTGGTATCGGAGGCGATTGATACCGAAGTATTCTCCCTTCTGGAAGAATATGTTGATGTCATCCAGATTGGCGCCCGCAACATGCAGAACTATGCATTATTAAAACGAGCAGGCAAGAGCAAAAAGCCGATACTCTTAAAGCGCGGCATGGCTTCCACAATTCAGGAGTTTCTCTTAGCGGCTGAATATATCATGGCAGAAGGAAATTATCAAGTCATCCTCTGCGAACGGGGTATAAGGACCTTCAGCGATTTTACAAGGTTCACCCTTGATATAAGCAGCATTCCTGAACTAAAAAGGATATCCCACCTTCCGGTCATTGCCGACCCGAGTCATGCCTCGGGAAAAAGGGATATGGTATTGCCGCTGGCGCGGGCAGCAGTCGCAGCCGGTGCGGACGGGATAATGGTTGAAGTGCATAACAATCCGGAAAAGGCGCTTTCCGATGGACCGCAATCTCTCACCCTTGAAGATTTTGCTACATTCATGAGTGAACTACAAGCAATGGCAAAAATTCTTAAGAGATTGTAA
- the trpA gene encoding tryptophan synthase subunit alpha, with amino-acid sequence MSKISEVFESLSKKNEAALITYLTAGYPTLDASLNYIKTLAQYSDMIEIGVPFSDPIADGKTIQFSSQIALKSGVNLVEILKRVAGLDIKKPIILLSYLNPLIALGIEESFRKMQKARIAGLIVPDLVIEESELLKELALKYSIDLIHLVAPTSDKKRIKLIGEATKGFIYCVSVTGTTGVRKKLPYKLLSFISLVKSIVQKPVAVGFGISHPGQIKKLSKVADGIIIGSRIIEIIRNREDLNFHLKRFKQATMRG; translated from the coding sequence ATGAGTAAAATTTCCGAAGTTTTTGAAAGTCTTTCAAAAAAGAATGAAGCAGCACTGATCACCTACCTCACCGCTGGTTATCCAACACTCGATGCTTCACTCAACTATATCAAAACCCTTGCCCAATACTCTGATATGATAGAAATCGGCGTTCCCTTCTCGGATCCGATCGCCGATGGTAAAACCATCCAATTCTCCTCGCAGATTGCCCTCAAAAGTGGTGTCAACCTTGTTGAAATACTCAAACGGGTTGCAGGACTTGATATCAAAAAACCCATCATCCTTTTATCTTATCTCAATCCCTTAATCGCCCTGGGGATTGAAGAATCTTTTCGTAAGATGCAAAAGGCAAGAATTGCAGGGTTGATCGTTCCTGACCTGGTCATTGAAGAGTCAGAATTGCTGAAGGAGTTGGCTTTAAAATATTCAATCGATCTAATCCACTTGGTCGCCCCTACCTCGGATAAAAAAAGGATAAAATTGATCGGCGAGGCCACGAAGGGGTTTATCTATTGCGTTTCGGTTACAGGCACAACTGGGGTAAGAAAAAAGCTACCCTATAAATTACTTTCATTTATAAGTTTGGTAAAATCAATTGTTCAAAAACCTGTGGCAGTTGGTTTTGGCATCTCGCATCCTGGTCAGATAAAAAAATTGAGTAAAGTCGCCGATGGGATAATAATCGGCAGCCGGATTATTGAAATCATAAGAAATCGCGAAGATTTAAATTTTCATCTTAAAAGATTTAAGCAGGCAACCATGCGTGGATGA
- the trpB gene encoding tryptophan synthase subunit beta: MYRLPDKNGYFGKFGGRFIPETLMPALLEIEDAYRQLKEEKKFQDELNSYLRNYAGRPTPLYFAHNLSERLNGAKIFLKREDLLHTGAHKINNTLAQVLLAKKIGKKRIIAETGAGQHGVATATACAALGLECVIYMGKKDMNRQQTNVKKMKLLGAEVRMVDSGTQTLKDAINEALRDWVTNVNTTYYCLGSVVGPHPYPMMIRDFQSVIGRETKKQILEITGRLPQLLVACVGGGSNAIGFFYPFLDTKVKMLGVEAGGLGLHTQKHSSTLSRGRIGVLHGAMSLVLQTNDGQIMPTHSIAPGLDYPGVGPEHAYLKTCGRVQYTYCKDQDAVRAFKILAESEGIIPALESAHALAIGMKEAKKMGKDKIVIINLSGRGDKDLELVETRL, from the coding sequence ATGTATCGTCTACCTGATAAAAATGGTTATTTTGGAAAATTTGGAGGGCGCTTCATCCCTGAAACATTGATGCCCGCATTATTGGAAATCGAAGATGCCTATCGGCAGTTAAAAGAAGAAAAAAAATTTCAAGATGAACTTAATTCTTATCTACGCAATTATGCAGGCAGACCCACGCCGCTATACTTTGCGCACAATCTTTCCGAACGCCTAAACGGAGCAAAGATTTTCCTTAAGCGTGAGGATTTGCTCCATACCGGTGCCCATAAGATTAACAATACTCTGGCACAGGTGCTCCTCGCCAAAAAGATAGGCAAAAAGAGAATCATTGCCGAGACTGGTGCCGGGCAACATGGCGTGGCTACCGCCACCGCATGCGCGGCCTTGGGGCTTGAATGTGTCATTTATATGGGCAAAAAGGACATGAATAGACAGCAGACCAATGTGAAAAAGATGAAACTGCTCGGTGCTGAGGTGCGGATGGTTGATTCGGGAACCCAGACCCTAAAAGATGCGATTAATGAGGCATTGAGGGATTGGGTCACGAATGTGAACACGACATATTATTGTCTCGGCTCTGTCGTAGGTCCCCATCCCTATCCGATGATGATCCGAGATTTTCAATCGGTAATCGGCAGGGAAACAAAAAAACAAATCCTGGAAATAACCGGAAGATTGCCTCAATTGCTCGTGGCATGTGTGGGTGGGGGGAGCAATGCCATTGGTTTTTTTTATCCTTTTCTCGATACCAAGGTAAAAATGCTCGGAGTAGAAGCAGGCGGTTTAGGACTTCATACCCAAAAACATTCCTCCACGCTCTCCCGGGGACGCATTGGAGTTCTTCACGGTGCGATGAGTCTCGTCCTTCAAACCAATGATGGACAGATAATGCCTACCCATTCAATCGCTCCGGGTCTTGACTACCCCGGTGTTGGACCAGAGCATGCTTATCTTAAGACATGCGGTCGGGTGCAGTATACATATTGTAAAGATCAGGACGCTGTCCGGGCATTCAAAATACTTGCTGAAAGCGAAGGCATCATTCCCGCCCTCGAAAGTGCCCATGCATTAGCCATCGGTATGAAGGAGGCAAAAAAGATGGGGAAAGACAAAATTGTTATCATCAATCTCTCCGGACGGGGTGATAAAGACTTAGAATTGGTGGAGACAAGATTATGA
- the aroE gene encoding shikimate dehydrogenase: MYLTGVIGYPLKNTLSPLIHNQAFKALGLEGSYYPLVVPEDDFGLIIHILKKLRFCGFNLTNPYKIEILKYLEGISPLAQDIGAVNVVKIRNHQMYGFNTDVLGFIQSIKAHRLNLTRKKILIIGAGGVARAVGYAVAHARPAALFIANRTEEKAYALAQRYGGKTIPFEAVSEIIKEIDLVINATSVDIQSWLISHLKKGSIFYDTNYCFPSIPTKQVKTINGLEMLIYQAAHSFSIWTGKRPPLKVMKEAIKGGLND, encoded by the coding sequence ATGTATTTAACAGGTGTGATCGGCTATCCCCTCAAAAATACGCTCTCGCCCCTTATCCATAATCAGGCATTTAAGGCCCTGGGCTTAGAAGGTAGTTATTACCCATTGGTTGTTCCCGAGGATGACTTCGGGCTGATTATCCACATACTGAAAAAACTACGCTTTTGCGGATTTAATCTTACCAATCCCTATAAAATTGAAATTCTTAAATATCTTGAAGGGATCAGCCCCCTCGCACAGGATATCGGCGCAGTAAATGTGGTTAAGATCAGGAATCATCAGATGTATGGATTTAATACGGATGTTTTGGGTTTTATCCAATCCATCAAAGCACATAGACTCAACCTCACCAGAAAAAAAATTCTCATCATCGGTGCCGGGGGTGTTGCTCGGGCTGTCGGGTATGCTGTAGCCCATGCAAGACCCGCGGCTTTATTTATCGCAAACCGGACAGAAGAAAAGGCATACGCCCTTGCCCAGCGTTATGGTGGGAAAACGATACCATTTGAAGCGGTTTCAGAGATAATAAAGGAGATAGATTTGGTGATAAATGCTACATCCGTGGATATCCAATCTTGGCTCATCTCTCATTTGAAAAAAGGAAGCATATTTTATGATACAAATTACTGCTTTCCAAGTATCCCAACAAAGCAGGTCAAAACCATTAATGGGTTGGAGATGCTGATCTATCAAGCTGCACACTCCTTCAGCATTTGGACGGGAAAAAGGCCTCCTTTAAAGGTGATGAAAGAGGCAATAAAGGGAGGACTAAATGATTAG
- the aroB gene encoding 3-dehydroquinate synthase, protein MVENIVLIGFMGTGKDTIGRVLAEKLNMGFLSTDQMIEFSEQRSIKEIFAHKGETHFRKIEKRVINQIAALKNCIIATGGGVVLDPENRRRLKKMGIVVHLSTNLDVLKKRIASSGNRPLIKKVSDIKKLYQERQGMYDFADIRIETTDKEPEVVVQEIIDKLNLKKLLLPFKAKRIYVEARSRNYPVLIGFDLLNHVALSGRRALIITNPLVGTLYLNELLSHLIAKGNQVEYLIIPDGERYKNLQTVRFIYNRLFALNFTRQDFIISLGGGVINDLAGFVASTFKRGCHLIHIPTTLLAQIDAAIGGKTGINSSYGKNMLGTFYQPDLVLCDIKKLLTLPQQEFLNGIAEAIKYGVVCSFDLFQILQNEIASIKKRDPQVLFEIVKRCVEIKAAIVKKDETEEKDLRLILNFGHTIGHIVEVLTNYKRYSHGAAVAMGMVEEMRMLSRNRKDQARVVNLLKAYNLPSSLPEGLKNNIKDFILQDKKVIGGCIKIPVLIRIGQVMVKEVSCKRFC, encoded by the coding sequence ATGGTTGAAAATATCGTCCTCATTGGATTCATGGGCACCGGTAAGGATACAATCGGACGGGTCCTTGCCGAGAAGTTGAATATGGGATTTCTCTCAACCGACCAGATGATTGAATTCTCCGAACAGCGCTCCATAAAAGAAATCTTTGCGCATAAGGGGGAAACCCATTTTCGAAAAATTGAGAAAAGAGTTATCAACCAGATTGCCGCGCTGAAAAATTGTATCATTGCAACCGGCGGCGGCGTAGTGCTCGATCCTGAAAATCGGCGGCGCTTAAAAAAGATGGGGATTGTAGTCCACCTCAGCACGAATCTCGATGTCTTAAAAAAAAGAATTGCTTCAAGTGGCAACCGCCCATTGATCAAAAAAGTCTCCGATATAAAAAAATTATACCAGGAGCGTCAGGGGATGTATGATTTTGCGGACATCAGAATTGAAACTACTGATAAAGAACCCGAAGTGGTGGTTCAAGAAATCATTGATAAGTTAAACCTGAAGAAATTGTTGCTCCCTTTCAAGGCAAAAAGAATATATGTGGAGGCCCGGAGCAGAAATTATCCGGTTTTGATCGGCTTTGATCTTCTAAATCATGTAGCTCTCTCCGGACGTCGAGCCTTAATAATCACCAATCCGCTCGTAGGTACCCTTTATCTGAATGAATTGCTCTCGCACCTGATCGCAAAAGGAAATCAGGTTGAGTATCTCATCATTCCGGATGGAGAAAGATATAAAAATCTCCAAACTGTCCGATTTATTTACAATCGTCTTTTCGCCCTGAATTTCACCCGTCAGGACTTTATAATCAGTCTTGGTGGGGGAGTGATCAATGATCTCGCTGGTTTTGTCGCCTCCACCTTCAAGCGGGGATGCCATCTCATCCACATCCCTACCACCCTTCTCGCCCAAATTGATGCAGCAATCGGTGGGAAGACCGGAATTAATTCCAGCTACGGTAAGAATATGTTGGGTACATTCTACCAGCCTGATCTCGTGCTATGCGACATCAAGAAACTATTGACCCTGCCCCAGCAGGAATTTCTCAATGGCATTGCCGAGGCGATCAAATACGGAGTAGTGTGTTCATTTGACCTTTTTCAGATACTACAAAATGAAATAGCATCAATCAAAAAACGTGATCCCCAAGTACTTTTTGAGATTGTTAAAAGATGTGTGGAGATTAAAGCCGCAATCGTCAAAAAAGACGAGACTGAGGAGAAAGACCTGAGGTTGATTTTAAACTTTGGTCATACGATCGGGCATATAGTCGAAGTGTTAACCAATTATAAAAGATATTCACACGGTGCAGCGGTGGCGATGGGAATGGTGGAGGAGATGCGAATGCTGAGTAGAAATAGAAAAGACCAGGCACGGGTCGTAAATCTCTTAAAAGCTTATAATCTGCCCAGCAGTCTTCCTGAGGGGCTGAAAAATAATATAAAAGATTTTATCCTTCAAGATAAAAAGGTTATCGGAGGATGTATAAAAATACCCGTGCTGATACGGATTGGGCAGGTAATGGTGAAGGAGGTATCATGCAAAAGATTTTGTTGA
- a CDS encoding phosphoribosylanthranilate isomerase, with amino-acid sequence MNTKVKICGITNLKDALLAVESGADALGFIFAPSPRRITPRQARHIIKHLPPFISAVGVFMDTPLPVLRQIIEISGIDTIQLHGHEPPEYCSQIKKLRIIKRIMINPDSQIKELIKEMARYRVSAYLFDPGAGSGKIFDWQMIKGLPGRIIIAGGLTPDNVCEAIALLKPYGVDVCSGVENSIGKKDPEKLKAFIREVRRCI; translated from the coding sequence ATGAATACTAAGGTCAAAATCTGTGGCATTACTAATCTCAAAGATGCACTCCTTGCGGTAGAATCTGGAGCTGATGCACTTGGTTTCATCTTCGCTCCCTCGCCGCGCAGAATTACACCGAGACAGGCACGCCACATTATTAAACACTTGCCCCCCTTCATCAGTGCGGTAGGAGTTTTTATGGATACCCCTCTTCCGGTCCTCCGTCAGATCATTGAGATCAGCGGCATCGATACCATTCAACTCCACGGTCATGAACCACCAGAATATTGTTCCCAGATTAAAAAACTAAGGATAATCAAGCGCATAATGATCAATCCGGATTCCCAGATAAAAGAGTTAATCAAAGAAATGGCAAGGTACCGGGTATCTGCTTACCTCTTTGATCCCGGCGCCGGGAGCGGCAAAATTTTTGATTGGCAAATGATCAAAGGCTTACCAGGAAGGATAATCATCGCCGGAGGTTTAACCCCTGATAATGTCTGTGAGGCGATAGCATTGCTCAAACCTTACGGTGTGGATGTCTGTTCCGGGGTTGAGAATTCCATCGGTAAAAAGGATCCAGAAAAATTAAAGGCATTCATAAGGGAGGTGCGGAGATGTATTTAA
- the aroQ gene encoding type II 3-dehydroquinate dehydratase, translated as MQKILLIHGPNLNLLGRREQKIYGNLTLEAINQRIIEYAKKRNVQVDIYQSNCEGEIVELIHRAKDYAGLVINPGAYTHTSVAIRDAIEAINIPTVEVHISNIYAREPFRHKSLVAPVCSGQITGLSWYGYILALEYFIQSGGEYVSST; from the coding sequence ATGCAAAAGATTTTGTTGATCCATGGTCCAAATTTAAATCTTTTGGGGAGGAGGGAACAAAAAATATATGGCAATCTTACTCTTGAGGCTATCAATCAGCGCATTATTGAATATGCCAAGAAAAGAAATGTGCAGGTTGATATCTACCAATCCAATTGTGAAGGAGAAATAGTAGAGTTGATTCATCGGGCAAAAGATTACGCGGGGTTGGTGATAAATCCTGGTGCTTATACCCATACCTCAGTGGCAATAAGGGACGCGATTGAGGCAATAAACATTCCGACTGTGGAAGTTCATATCAGCAATATCTATGCGCGGGAACCTTTCCGGCATAAAAGTCTGGTGGCACCGGTTTGTTCCGGTCAGATTACCGGACTCTCCTGGTATGGATATATCCTGGCATTGGAATATTTTATACAATCTGGGGGTGAATATGTATCGTCTACCTGA